One window of the Periophthalmus magnuspinnatus isolate fPerMag1 chromosome 17, fPerMag1.2.pri, whole genome shotgun sequence genome contains the following:
- the rabggtb gene encoding geranylgeranyl transferase type-2 subunit beta — MGTQIKDVIIKPDAPSTLLLDKHADYIAVYGSKKDDYEYTLSEYLRMSGIYWGLTVMDLMGQLHRMNRNEIVEFIKSCQHESGGISASIGHDPHLLYTLSAVQILCLYDCMDALDVDRVVEYVKGLQQEDGSFAGDKWGEIDTRFSFCAVATLALLGKMDAINVDKAIEFVLSCMNFDGGFGCRPGSESHAGQIYCCTGFLSLTGQLHQVNADLLGWWLCERQLPSGGLNGRPEKLPDVCYSWWVLASLKIIGKIHWIDKGKLRAFILACQDEETGGFADRPGDMVDPFHTLFGVAGLSLLGDEQVKAVNPVLCMPEDVLQRRGLQPDVLS; from the exons ATG GGGACTCAAATAAAAGATGTGATCATTAAGCCGGATGCCCCGTCGACCCTTCTGCTGGACAAACACGCGGACTACATCGCGGTTTATGGCTCTAAAAAGGATGATTAT GAGTACACATTGTCTGAGTACCTGAGGATGAGTGGGATCTACTGGGGCCTGACAGTGATGGATCTGATGGGGCAGCTGCACAGGATGAACCGCAATGAGATCGTGGAGTTTATAAAGTCCTGTCAACACGAGAGTGGAGGCATCAGTGCCAGCATTGGCCACGACCCCCACCTGCTCTACACACTCAGCGCTGTACAG ATCCTGTGTCTGTATGACTGCATGGACGCGCTGGATGTGGACAGAGTGGTGGAGTATGTGAAGGGGCTGCAGCAGGAGGATGGATCCTTTGCTGGAGACAAGTGGG GAGAAATAGACACACGTTTTTCATTCTGTGCTGTGGCTACACTGGCATTACTG gggAAGATGGACGCCATAAACGTAGACAAAGCCATAgagtttgttttgtcttgtatGAATTTTGATGGAGGTTTTGGATGTCGACCTGGTTCAGAGTCTCACGCTGGGCAG atCTACTGCTGCACAGGGTTCCTGTCTCTCACTGGGCAGCTGCACCAGGTGAATGCAGACCTGCTCGGCTGGTGGCTCTGTGAACGCCAGCTGCCTTCAGGAGGACTCAACGGACGACCAGAGAAG CTCCCAGACGTGTGCTACTCATGGTGGGTTTTGGCGTCTCTGAAAATCATTGGTAAAATCCATTGGATTGACAAAGGCAAACTCCGTGCCTTCATCCTGGCGTGTCAAGACGAGGAAACTGGAGGGTTCGCTGACCGCCCAGGAGACATG GTGGACCCATTCCACACCCTGTTTGGAGTGGCCGGTCTGTCTCTGTTGGGCGATGAGCAGGTGAAGGCGGTGAATCCGGTGCTGTGTATGCCTGAAGACGTGCTACAGAGGAGAGGACTGCAGCCAGATGTGCTCAGCTAG